The following DNA comes from Pararge aegeria chromosome 25, ilParAegt1.1, whole genome shotgun sequence.
aacaaataacaacaacaacCGCTGCCACTACCACTGGCCCTGAAAAGGGCCTTTGAAAAACCAACGAAACCAACTTTCAACCTCcaaaaaaaagttcatacaaagcgtcaggattcgaactcagatgCCGCGATATATCAACCTAAcctcaaaatattaatgttcatcacacaaacattttccagttgtgggaatcgatcccacgaccTTCGAGTCAGTAAGctgggtctctgcccactgctccactcggccgtctctctgcccactgctccactcggccgtctaaaaattATGCTCCAGGTGAGGCCcgaactaacctaacctaacctaacctaacctaacctaacctaacctaacctaacctaacctaacctaacctaacctaacctaacctaacctaaccttttttttttttttttttacgtggggaatcctcatggataccaacacacccggggaggtgcaatggttatgtcggactcttaccgactaaaccccacggtgttcaaacacttcgcctggtgactgggttacgggaacgctttcgcacacgaccgcgacccagccagcggcgtccgctAAAGCGGACCCTTCTCCGGGGGCATTTCGTGCCCCCTCATTCGCCAAAGGCGCACTTTGAACACAGAGTGCGCCTTCCAGCACGAGGACCTATCTCCCACGGGCGGTAAATGTCCCCGCATCTATCGCCCGGAGGTCCTCCTTATGGGGGCAGGCGGCGGTCTTGTGCAAGCCGCCTGCGCCCGACTCTCCTGCGGCGGATCGGCTGGGAGTCCACGGCATCCTCTCTCAgccgctccgcagcctccttctgcgtcatcacgtcttcgcagaacgagactatcgcatcccaagacgtctcactgccggccatggccctgaccacagccggcagggagaggtcttgtcccactaccgccacgagtgcggcccgctgcaccgcccagctcgggcaatcggcaagcgtgtgttgcgccgtgtccacagcgcagccgcactcgtggcactcctcggtaggttccctaccggcgatcttgcacaggtactttccgaaacaaccgtgtcctgaaagcacctgcgcaaggtggaaggtcatcaccccgtgtcttctctccacccactgctgaagcacggggcgaATCCCGTCAATAGTCCGCAGACCGGCACTGGGCGACTCGAGCCTCTCTCGCCATTGGCGAAAGAGCTCGGCCTGCGCTAAACGCCGCCACCCAGTGACCCTCTCCGGCGAAGGGTGTTCTCCCCGCATGCGGACCTCCACCCTTCGCTCGTGCACACACGCCAACACCTCCGCATCCAGGTCCCACGGGGGTGTCCCTGCCAACGCGCAGGCCGCCTCGTGCGAAATGGTGCGGTACGCTCTGATCACTCTTGCCGCCATGACCCGTTGCGGCCTTCGCAGCAGGGTCCTATTACGGGCGACAAGAGCGTCTGCCCAGATCGGTGCTCCATACAGGGCCATCGACCGCACCACTCCTGTGTACAGGCGGCGGCAGCCAACGCCAGGTCCGCCCAAGTTAGGGAGGAGCCGACTCAGCGCCCCTGCAGCAACGATGAGTTTGGgggcaacctaacctaacctaacctaacctaacctaacctaacctaacctaacctaacctaaccttttaaaactagtttggattcctttagacctcagcccaccggcaactacgactaactaaacactga
Coding sequences within:
- the LOC120634707 gene encoding uncharacterized protein LOC120634707 translates to MASTLIIRAGVSPVLQNDVSTELALANGGSRALSRLLPNLGGPGVGCRRLYTGVVRSMALYGAPIWADALVARNRTLLRRPQRVMAARVIRAYRTISHEAACALAGTPPWDLDAEVLACVHERRVEVRMRGEHPSPERVTGWRRLAQAELFRQWRERLESPSAGLRTIDGIRPVLQQWKEAAERLREDAVDSQPIRRRRVGRRRLAQDRRLPP